From Thiomicrospira sp. XS5, one genomic window encodes:
- a CDS encoding monovalent cation/H+ antiporter subunit A — protein MNLLAFNLPIVVLLPFFGAILAAWASKLNRLAAAWTSGGVALLSLAFLMPSASLPFQGETLIQSWPWIDSIGLHFAFRLDGLALLFALLILIIGLLVIFYARYYLAAKDSMGRFFSYLLMFMGSMLGIVLSENLIQLVVFWELTSITSFLLISYWQQRKDARQGARMSLAITGGGGLALLGGVLLLGNVVGSYQLTDVLQAGEVIRNSPLYLPILVLILLGVFTKSAQFPFHFWLPHAMAAPTPVSAYLHSATMVKAGIFLLARFFPVLSGTPEWSWLVGSAGLITFLLGGYTALFKNDLKGLLAYSTISHLGLITLLFGFGTQLAAVAAIFHIINHATFKASLFMVAGIIDHEAGTRDMRKLNGLIKYMPHTAALAIIASAAMAGVPLMNGFLSKEMFFQQAVEMSNADSMAWMIPVLVTIGGVFSVAYSIRFIHDVFFNGEPIGLTKTPHEPPRFMKIPVDILVIVCLAVGIFPAYTVAPILQVAVMGTLQTAAPAYSLAIWHGFNYPLMMSFIAMAVGVLVYFRRERFFAFYKRYFRRINAKRYFNFWLQKLFNASIRVTRSFDKGSLQNASAWIIGASLVIGAYGFLTYPGALLGDRALLPLDGVTLVVALGLMIISLLTMVWHRQRLLTLIVIGVIGLVISLGFVKFSAPDLALTQLSVEVVTIVLLLLALYFLPQYTPRQASRIRLWRDGFLAAFAGIGVTLFTLSVLTRDYSTIAEYFLTNSVPGGGGTNVVNVILVDFRGFDTLGEIVVLALAGLGVFAMLEGMKLPAPKNDIEGRLWNTDKHPLIMQTLTRLLLPLMLLVAVFIFLRGHNLPGGGFIAGLIASVALIVQYLANGIQWTSQRIKVDMHWSIGVGLLIAISTGLVAMGLGYPFLTSAFTHLHWPVVGEFEVASAIAFDLGVFLVVVGATVMSLVQLGKLSYASHHPNDPTANPVSQEVK, from the coding sequence ATGAACCTATTGGCCTTTAATCTTCCCATCGTGGTGCTCCTTCCCTTTTTCGGCGCCATTTTGGCGGCGTGGGCTTCCAAGCTGAACCGTCTGGCGGCGGCTTGGACCAGCGGCGGTGTTGCCCTCCTTTCATTGGCGTTTCTGATGCCATCGGCTTCCTTGCCGTTTCAAGGTGAAACCCTGATTCAAAGCTGGCCTTGGATTGATTCCATCGGACTGCACTTCGCTTTCCGCCTCGATGGCCTCGCCCTACTGTTTGCCTTATTGATTCTGATCATCGGGTTACTGGTCATCTTTTATGCCCGTTATTACCTCGCCGCCAAAGACTCCATGGGGCGCTTCTTCTCCTACCTGCTGATGTTCATGGGCTCCATGCTCGGAATTGTGCTGTCGGAAAACCTGATTCAATTGGTGGTGTTCTGGGAATTGACGTCCATCACCTCTTTCCTGCTAATCAGTTATTGGCAGCAACGTAAAGACGCCCGTCAGGGCGCGCGTATGTCCTTAGCCATCACCGGCGGTGGCGGCTTGGCCTTGCTCGGGGGCGTATTGTTGCTGGGGAACGTCGTCGGCAGCTACCAGCTGACCGACGTGTTGCAAGCCGGCGAAGTCATTCGTAACAGCCCTTTGTATTTGCCGATTCTGGTATTGATTCTGTTGGGTGTTTTCACCAAGTCGGCCCAATTTCCATTCCATTTCTGGTTGCCGCATGCCATGGCCGCACCGACCCCGGTATCGGCCTATTTGCACTCGGCCACCATGGTCAAAGCCGGGATTTTCCTTCTGGCGCGTTTTTTCCCGGTTTTATCGGGCACACCGGAATGGTCCTGGTTGGTTGGCAGCGCCGGTTTGATCACCTTCCTGCTCGGCGGTTACACCGCCCTGTTTAAGAATGATTTAAAAGGTCTGTTAGCCTATTCCACCATCAGTCATTTGGGCCTGATTACCCTGTTATTCGGTTTCGGCACGCAATTGGCGGCCGTCGCGGCGATTTTCCACATCATCAACCACGCCACCTTTAAGGCCTCGTTGTTCATGGTGGCGGGCATTATCGACCACGAAGCCGGCACCCGCGATATGCGTAAACTCAACGGTCTGATTAAATACATGCCGCACACCGCCGCGCTGGCAATCATCGCTTCGGCCGCCATGGCCGGTGTGCCGCTGATGAACGGTTTCCTGAGTAAGGAAATGTTCTTCCAGCAAGCGGTGGAAATGTCGAATGCCGACTCTATGGCTTGGATGATTCCGGTGCTGGTCACCATCGGTGGCGTTTTCTCGGTGGCCTATTCGATTCGATTCATTCACGATGTTTTCTTCAACGGCGAACCGATTGGTTTGACCAAAACGCCGCACGAACCGCCGCGTTTTATGAAAATTCCCGTCGATATTTTGGTTATTGTTTGTCTGGCCGTCGGGATTTTCCCAGCTTACACCGTCGCACCGATTCTGCAGGTGGCGGTCATGGGCACCTTACAAACAGCGGCCCCGGCGTACAGTCTGGCGATCTGGCACGGATTTAACTATCCGTTAATGATGAGCTTTATCGCCATGGCCGTCGGGGTGCTGGTGTATTTCCGCCGCGAACGTTTCTTTGCCTTCTACAAACGTTATTTCCGCCGCATCAATGCCAAACGGTACTTCAACTTCTGGTTACAGAAATTATTCAATGCCTCGATTCGCGTTACCCGAAGCTTCGATAAAGGTTCCTTGCAGAACGCTTCGGCTTGGATTATCGGCGCCTCGCTGGTGATTGGCGCCTATGGTTTCCTGACGTATCCGGGCGCCTTGCTCGGCGACCGAGCCTTGCTGCCGCTGGACGGCGTGACTTTGGTGGTCGCCCTCGGCTTGATGATTATCAGCCTTCTCACCATGGTCTGGCACCGTCAACGGCTGTTGACTCTGATTGTCATCGGCGTCATCGGACTGGTGATTTCACTCGGCTTTGTGAAATTCTCCGCGCCGGATTTGGCGTTGACGCAATTATCGGTGGAAGTGGTGACTATTGTTCTACTATTGCTGGCGTTGTATTTCCTACCGCAATACACCCCAAGACAAGCCAGTCGGATTCGTCTGTGGCGTGACGGTTTTCTGGCGGCTTTTGCCGGTATCGGTGTCACTCTCTTTACCTTGTCGGTATTGACACGCGATTACAGCACCATTGCCGAATACTTCCTCACCAACAGTGTCCCGGGCGGCGGCGGCACCAATGTGGTCAACGTCATACTGGTGGATTTCCGTGGCTTCGATACCTTGGGTGAAATCGTGGTATTGGCATTGGCAGGCCTGGGCGTTTTTGCCATGCTGGAAGGCATGAAACTGCCGGCTCCGAAAAACGATATCGAAGGGCGCTTGTGGAACACCGACAAACATCCTTTAATCATGCAAACCCTGACCCGATTGCTCTTGCCACTGATGTTGCTGGTGGCGGTGTTTATCTTCCTGCGCGGCCACAACCTGCCGGGCGGCGGCTTTATCGCCGGTTTGATCGCCTCAGTGGCGCTGATCGTCCAATACCTCGCCAACGGCATTCAATGGACCAGCCAGCGCATCAAGGTGGACATGCATTGGTCCATCGGCGTCGGGTTGCTGATCGCCATTTCCACCGGCTTGGTGGCGATGGGACTGGGTTATCCGTTCCTGACATCCGCCTTCACGCATCTGCATTGGCCAGTGGTCGGTGAATTCGAAGTGGCCAGCGCCATTGCGTTTGACCTGGGCGTTTTCCTGGTCGTTGTCGGCGCCACGGTCATGAGCCTGGTGCAACTCGGTAAACTCAGTTACGCCTCGCATCATCCGAATGATCCAACGGCGAACCCCGTCAGTCAGGAGGTGAAATAA
- a CDS encoding Na/Pi cotransporter family protein has protein sequence MNPIELSSNARQHLKTLVLFTLLLSVTGWVMAADDYVVKLDWPTMIMSLLGGLALFLFGLDLMIKGLLAVAGERMKQLLGKLTVNRVTGALSGTLVTAVIQSSSVTTVLVVGFVSAGLMTVSQAAGVIMGANLGTTITAQIVAFKITNLALLMIAVGFVIQFVGQLSRTRHLGELILGLGLIFFGMNVMSDAMYPLRSYEPFLNLMVEMQNPFYGILVGLVFTALVQSSSATIGIVIVMASNGFLTLPAGIALSMGADIGTCVTAMLAAIGKSRDAVRSAMVHVGFNVLGVLIWLPFISVLAYLSISISPSVTPDIITMDTLAQNTPREIANANTIFKLSALLLFLPMVPLFVWAVYRLYPVVEDETNQREIKPKFLDKGLLSAPTMALDAVEMEIDSFRQRLNSLFNHAVQADSITLDKLTFEDKYVERLKNYQHQILLYLGKISEADLDETLQNRYLKLITVVNILESMVETIDNGIVQAKHKAFENKFKPSETMMNLLGNLAKEVGKGMDNALLSLTEKNEDKAMLVLSVKSTIDHLIQEALKHQARYLKADAQRMMIFRLEMQLVDAFKRMHTLSKRIARYQMSTATENDKS, from the coding sequence ATGAACCCGATTGAACTGTCTTCAAACGCCCGACAACATTTGAAAACCCTGGTTTTGTTTACCTTGTTACTCAGTGTGACCGGTTGGGTTATGGCGGCGGACGATTACGTTGTGAAACTGGATTGGCCGACCATGATCATGTCGTTGCTCGGCGGGTTGGCGTTGTTCCTGTTTGGCCTGGACTTGATGATTAAAGGCTTGTTGGCAGTGGCCGGTGAGCGCATGAAACAATTGTTGGGGAAGCTGACCGTCAACCGTGTGACTGGCGCGCTTTCCGGCACCTTGGTCACCGCGGTGATTCAATCGTCGTCGGTGACGACGGTTTTGGTGGTGGGGTTTGTTTCCGCTGGGTTGATGACGGTGAGTCAGGCCGCCGGGGTCATTATGGGGGCCAACCTCGGGACCACCATCACCGCGCAAATCGTGGCGTTTAAAATCACCAATCTGGCGTTGTTGATGATCGCGGTCGGGTTTGTGATTCAGTTCGTCGGCCAGTTGAGTCGAACCCGTCATCTGGGGGAATTGATTCTCGGGTTGGGTTTGATTTTCTTCGGCATGAACGTCATGAGCGACGCCATGTACCCATTGCGCAGCTACGAACCCTTTTTGAATCTGATGGTGGAAATGCAGAATCCGTTTTATGGCATTCTGGTCGGGTTGGTGTTTACCGCGCTGGTGCAATCGTCGTCCGCGACCATCGGGATCGTGATTGTCATGGCCAGTAACGGCTTTTTAACGTTACCGGCGGGCATCGCCTTGTCGATGGGGGCGGATATCGGCACCTGCGTGACCGCGATGTTGGCCGCCATCGGCAAATCGCGGGATGCGGTGCGTTCCGCCATGGTTCATGTCGGTTTCAATGTGTTGGGGGTGCTGATCTGGTTGCCGTTTATTTCCGTATTGGCGTATCTTTCGATATCGATTTCACCGTCGGTAACGCCGGATATCATCACCATGGATACCTTGGCGCAAAATACCCCGCGTGAAATTGCCAACGCCAACACCATTTTCAAACTTTCCGCCCTGTTGCTGTTTTTGCCGATGGTGCCGTTGTTTGTCTGGGCGGTTTACAGGTTGTATCCGGTGGTGGAAGACGAAACCAACCAGCGCGAAATCAAACCCAAGTTTCTCGATAAAGGGCTTTTGTCCGCCCCGACCATGGCTCTGGATGCGGTGGAAATGGAAATCGACAGTTTCCGTCAGCGGCTCAACAGCCTGTTTAATCATGCCGTACAGGCCGATTCAATCACGCTGGATAAGTTGACCTTTGAAGACAAATACGTGGAGCGGTTGAAGAACTATCAGCATCAGATATTGCTGTATCTGGGTAAAATCAGTGAGGCAGACCTGGACGAAACGCTGCAAAACCGGTATCTGAAGTTGATTACGGTGGTGAATATTCTGGAATCGATGGTGGAGACCATCGATAACGGCATTGTGCAGGCCAAGCACAAAGCCTTTGAGAATAAATTCAAACCGAGTGAAACCATGATGAATTTACTCGGTAATCTCGCTAAAGAAGTCGGCAAAGGCATGGACAATGCGCTATTGTCACTCACCGAAAAAAACGAAGACAAAGCCATGCTGGTGTTGTCGGTCAAATCGACGATTGATCACTTGATTCAGGAAGCCTTGAAACACCAGGCACGTTATTTGAAAGCCGACGCGCAGCGGATGATGATTTTCCGGTTGGAAATGCAATTGGTGGATGCGTTCAAACGCATGCATACGTTATCCAAACGTATTGCACGTTATCAGATGAGTACGGCAACTGAAAATGATAAAAGTTAA
- a CDS encoding secondary thiamine-phosphate synthase enzyme YjbQ: protein MKTYQTTLTFNSANRGTFNITPDINQVVEESGLNVGLCHVFCQHTSASLIITENADPTVREDIEYWMQKHIVDGDANYRHNYEGDDDMSGHIRTLLTETSHTIPITNGRLNMGTWQGLFLYEHRTGRFNRQVVVTLQGD, encoded by the coding sequence ATGAAAACCTACCAAACCACTTTGACCTTTAACAGCGCCAATCGCGGCACCTTCAATATCACCCCGGACATCAATCAGGTGGTGGAGGAATCGGGGCTGAATGTCGGCTTGTGCCATGTGTTTTGCCAACACACCTCGGCGTCGCTGATCATTACCGAAAACGCTGATCCGACGGTCCGCGAAGACATTGAATACTGGATGCAAAAACACATTGTCGACGGCGATGCCAATTACCGCCACAATTACGAAGGCGACGACGACATGTCAGGCCACATCCGCACCCTTTTAACGGAAACCAGCCATACCATCCCAATCACCAACGGTCGGTTGAATATGGGCACCTGGCAGGGCCTTTTTTTATACGAACATCGCACTGGGCGTTTTAATCGCCAGGTGGTGGTGACGCTTCAGGGAGATTGA
- a CDS encoding M3 family metallopeptidase, giving the protein MNPLLQIDQLPDFQAFHVEHIQPAVETLLAENLDAIDALVQDTATPTWENFVEPLEALSNRLERVWGPVGHLDAVKNSDDWHAAYTGCLENITDYYTQVGQNQGLFKKFEQVAQSEAFESYSLAQKKVVENALRDFRLSGIDLPKDKQAEYKRLSQELSQLSSQFGNNVLKSTQAWSKSVEDEAELVGLPENALGLLQQLAQQKEQSGWLVTLDFPSYLAVMTHADNRDLREEVYRAFATRASEQAADPQYDNSDNIRKILQLRHEKAQLLGFNDYAELSLATKMADSSEQVIGFLRDLAAKSKPQAEQELATLADFARRELGLDDLQPWDVTYASEKFKNATLSLSQEKLRPYFPVTKVLAGLFKITQTLFDVKVVEKQNVPVWHDDVRYFEILNATGEPIAAFYLDLYARENKRGGAWMDSAISRWRHPKGDLQAPVAYLVCNFTPPVGDKPACLTHDEVTTLFHEFGHGLHHMLTEMEHFDVSGINGVPWDAVELPSQFMENFCWEREGIDEITAHIDSGETLPSDLFEALQQSRGFQSAMMMVRQLEFALFDFLAHADYQPDAPQPILALAKQVRDEVAVIQPPAYHRFPQSFSHIFAGGYAAGYFSYKWAEVLSSDAFSLFEEKGVLNPEIGVKFRNTILSAGGSVHPMTLFKAFRGREPQIDALLRHSGIKAA; this is encoded by the coding sequence ATGAACCCATTATTGCAAATCGATCAATTGCCGGACTTTCAAGCGTTTCACGTGGAACACATCCAACCGGCAGTGGAAACCCTTTTGGCGGAAAATTTGGACGCCATCGACGCTTTGGTGCAGGATACAGCCACGCCTACGTGGGAAAATTTCGTGGAGCCTTTGGAAGCCTTAAGCAATCGTCTGGAACGCGTCTGGGGGCCGGTCGGGCACTTGGATGCGGTGAAAAACAGCGATGACTGGCACGCGGCTTACACCGGTTGTCTGGAAAACATCACCGATTACTACACGCAAGTGGGCCAGAACCAAGGTTTGTTCAAAAAATTCGAGCAGGTCGCCCAATCCGAAGCGTTCGAATCCTATTCATTGGCACAGAAAAAAGTGGTGGAAAACGCCCTGCGTGATTTCCGTTTGTCCGGCATCGATTTGCCGAAAGACAAACAAGCGGAGTACAAACGCTTGTCTCAGGAGTTGTCTCAACTGAGCAGCCAGTTCGGCAACAATGTCTTGAAAAGTACCCAGGCCTGGTCGAAATCGGTGGAAGACGAAGCCGAGTTGGTTGGTTTGCCGGAGAATGCGCTGGGCTTGCTGCAACAATTGGCGCAGCAAAAAGAACAATCCGGTTGGTTGGTGACGTTGGATTTTCCATCGTATCTGGCGGTGATGACCCATGCCGATAACCGCGATTTGCGCGAAGAAGTCTATCGTGCTTTTGCCACCCGCGCTTCCGAACAGGCCGCCGATCCGCAATACGACAATTCCGACAATATCCGTAAGATTCTCCAGTTGCGTCACGAAAAAGCCCAGTTATTGGGGTTCAACGATTACGCCGAGCTGTCGTTGGCGACCAAAATGGCGGATTCCAGCGAGCAGGTCATCGGTTTTTTGCGTGATCTGGCGGCCAAATCGAAACCGCAAGCGGAGCAGGAATTGGCGACGCTGGCGGATTTCGCGCGTCGTGAACTCGGACTCGACGACTTGCAGCCTTGGGACGTGACCTATGCGTCGGAAAAATTCAAAAACGCCACTCTGTCCTTGTCGCAGGAAAAACTGCGTCCGTATTTTCCGGTCACCAAAGTGCTGGCCGGTTTGTTCAAAATCACACAGACCTTGTTCGATGTAAAGGTCGTGGAAAAACAAAATGTACCGGTTTGGCATGACGATGTGCGTTATTTCGAGATTTTGAATGCCACCGGCGAGCCCATCGCGGCCTTTTATCTGGACTTGTACGCGCGTGAAAACAAGCGCGGCGGAGCCTGGATGGATTCAGCCATCAGCCGGTGGCGTCACCCGAAAGGCGATTTACAGGCACCGGTGGCCTATCTGGTATGTAACTTCACTCCGCCGGTCGGCGACAAACCGGCCTGCTTGACGCACGACGAAGTCACGACCCTGTTCCACGAATTCGGCCACGGTCTGCATCACATGTTGACGGAAATGGAGCATTTCGATGTGTCCGGCATCAACGGTGTGCCGTGGGACGCGGTGGAGTTGCCGTCGCAGTTTATGGAAAACTTCTGTTGGGAGCGGGAAGGCATCGACGAAATCACCGCGCACATTGACAGCGGCGAGACCTTGCCGTCCGATTTGTTCGAGGCCTTGCAGCAAAGTCGTGGTTTCCAGTCGGCGATGATGATGGTGCGCCAGTTGGAATTCGCCCTGTTCGATTTCCTCGCTCATGCCGATTATCAACCGGACGCGCCACAGCCGATTTTGGCATTGGCCAAGCAGGTGCGCGATGAAGTGGCGGTGATCCAACCGCCGGCGTATCATCGTTTCCCGCAGAGCTTCAGCCATATTTTCGCGGGCGGTTATGCGGCCGGTTACTTCAGTTACAAATGGGCGGAAGTCTTGTCGTCCGATGCGTTCAGTCTGTTTGAGGAAAAAGGCGTGCTGAATCCGGAAATCGGCGTGAAGTTCCGCAACACCATTTTGTCGGCCGGCGGTTCGGTGCATCCGATGACGTTGTTCAAAGCTTTCCGCGGCCGGGAACCGCAAATTGATGCTTTGTTGCGTCATTCCGGTATCAAAGCAGCGTAA
- a CDS encoding DUF2905 domain-containing protein, giving the protein MAKWLIMVGALLLVIGVLWHFVPGLFSWFGKLPGDIDHQTENGRVFIPITSMILISLVLTVLLNLFNR; this is encoded by the coding sequence ATGGCAAAGTGGCTGATTATGGTTGGCGCTTTATTGCTGGTCATCGGCGTGCTGTGGCATTTTGTCCCCGGGTTGTTCAGTTGGTTCGGTAAACTGCCGGGCGACATCGATCACCAAACCGAAAACGGTCGGGTGTTCATTCCCATTACTTCCATGATTCTGATCAGCCTGGTGCTGACCGTTCTATTGAATCTATTTAACCGATAA
- a CDS encoding APC family permease, whose product MTENAPQLKRQIGFFSATILVIANMVGSGIFTTSGFVMSELNTAEQLLAAWLIGGLFALIGAFCYAELGAMFPEAGGEYIYLKSAYGDLPAFLSGWISLIVGFSAPIAAAAIAFATYFFGGTSLSEPGLSLLENDWIQLSPVTLLAVAAVVVFSLLHLHSVHIGKGIQNLLTLYKVGFIVLFIILGFTLGDGDFEHFRPSRSVSAEFDFSSFAVALIFISFAYSGWNAAAYLGSEIHRPEKNLPWALIAGTLFVLVLYLLLNLLYLYALPPQQMAGQLDIGQTAATALFDSKIAFWFSAAIAFGLLSVMSAMIMAGPRVYFAMAQDGLFPDHFGRIHPTRHTPAAAILLQAAIAIVMIILSAYDTLLIYIGFTLSLSAIITVAGLMVLRRNRPDLKRPYRTPGYPWIPLTFIGGNFWILGYTLYSRPEVAFYGFLTLLIGLLPYGFFKRKQRRTNRNPIACTLDLKK is encoded by the coding sequence ATGACCGAAAACGCTCCCCAGCTCAAACGACAAATCGGTTTTTTCTCCGCCACAATTCTCGTCATCGCCAATATGGTGGGCAGTGGCATTTTTACCACCAGCGGTTTTGTGATGAGCGAATTAAATACGGCGGAACAACTATTGGCCGCTTGGTTGATCGGTGGCTTGTTCGCGTTGATTGGTGCCTTTTGTTATGCCGAATTAGGGGCCATGTTTCCAGAAGCGGGGGGCGAATACATTTATCTAAAATCCGCTTACGGCGATTTACCAGCCTTTTTATCGGGATGGATTTCGCTAATCGTCGGGTTTTCCGCGCCCATCGCTGCAGCCGCCATTGCTTTTGCGACCTATTTTTTCGGCGGCACCTCTCTGTCAGAACCCGGTTTGTCCTTACTGGAAAACGACTGGATCCAACTGTCGCCGGTCACCCTGCTCGCCGTTGCCGCCGTTGTGGTTTTTTCACTGCTTCACCTGCACAGCGTACACATCGGTAAAGGCATACAAAACCTGTTGACCCTCTATAAAGTCGGTTTCATAGTCTTATTCATTATCTTGGGATTCACACTCGGAGACGGCGATTTCGAGCATTTCCGGCCATCGCGATCGGTCTCTGCGGAATTTGATTTTTCATCGTTTGCCGTCGCGCTGATTTTTATTTCCTTCGCTTACAGCGGATGGAATGCCGCGGCCTATCTCGGCAGCGAAATCCATCGGCCAGAAAAGAACCTTCCTTGGGCTCTGATTGCCGGAACCCTTTTCGTGCTGGTACTCTACCTTCTACTCAATTTACTTTACTTATACGCCTTGCCGCCGCAACAAATGGCCGGGCAACTCGACATTGGCCAGACGGCCGCGACCGCGCTTTTTGATTCGAAAATCGCTTTCTGGTTCTCTGCCGCCATTGCATTTGGCTTACTGTCGGTAATGAGCGCCATGATCATGGCAGGACCGAGAGTGTATTTTGCCATGGCGCAGGATGGGCTTTTTCCCGATCATTTCGGGCGCATTCATCCAACCCGCCACACGCCCGCCGCTGCGATTCTGTTACAAGCGGCCATTGCAATCGTCATGATTATTCTGTCCGCTTACGACACTCTGCTCATCTACATCGGATTTACGCTGTCGCTGTCGGCGATTATAACCGTAGCTGGATTAATGGTCTTGCGCCGCAATCGCCCAGACCTTAAACGCCCCTACCGAACACCGGGCTATCCCTGGATTCCGCTAACGTTTATCGGCGGCAATTTTTGGATTTTGGGCTATACCCTCTACAGTCGGCCCGAAGTGGCATTTTACGGATTTTTGACCTTATTAATCGGCCTTTTACCTTATGGCTTTTTCAAGCGCAAACAGCGCCGTACCAACAGAAATCCAATTGCTTGCACACTCGATTTAAAGAAATAA
- a CDS encoding SAM-dependent methyltransferase: MHRIHFKLSAFFTLIVGLLAGFSAMAMSQTTSTASQGQLYLVSVGSGDPDNMTLKAQKTLQKADLVLIMGGKPGPLENELQGKVIMDAGHLLFREVQPKNLPPKMRKSPEALASQRKKVRQAVRNAIEEGQNVAVIEHGDPTIFGPHIAYMTEFADLDPIIIPGMSSFNAANAALGQSMMSGANQTVSLTAAFQLHSDAGLKQAVNSIKRGTTLVLFMNRNLSDTIQRLSFELPETTPVAIVALAGYETKQRVWRGTIGNIVERTGGEKLPAHLLYIGTSVQ, translated from the coding sequence ATGCATCGAATTCATTTTAAACTCAGCGCATTTTTCACCTTAATTGTCGGCCTATTGGCCGGGTTTTCCGCAATGGCCATGAGTCAAACAACGTCAACCGCATCTCAAGGACAACTTTACCTGGTCAGTGTCGGCAGCGGCGACCCGGACAACATGACCTTAAAGGCCCAAAAAACCTTGCAGAAAGCCGATCTGGTTTTGATCATGGGCGGAAAACCCGGCCCGCTTGAAAACGAACTGCAGGGCAAAGTCATTATGGACGCCGGGCATTTGCTATTCCGAGAAGTGCAGCCAAAAAACCTACCGCCAAAAATGAGAAAATCACCCGAAGCACTCGCATCTCAACGTAAAAAAGTACGTCAAGCGGTACGCAATGCCATTGAAGAAGGCCAAAACGTCGCCGTTATCGAACACGGTGATCCAACCATTTTTGGTCCCCACATCGCTTATATGACGGAATTCGCCGACCTGGATCCCATCATCATTCCCGGTATGTCGAGTTTCAATGCGGCCAATGCCGCTTTGGGCCAAAGCATGATGTCCGGCGCTAATCAAACGGTCAGCTTAACCGCAGCTTTTCAATTACACAGTGATGCCGGTTTAAAACAAGCCGTCAATTCCATCAAACGTGGAACGACACTCGTGCTATTCATGAACCGAAACCTGTCGGATACGATACAACGACTCTCTTTTGAATTGCCGGAAACCACGCCAGTTGCCATTGTCGCTCTGGCAGGATACGAAACGAAACAACGTGTTTGGCGCGGAACGATCGGTAATATCGTCGAACGCACCGGTGGTGAAAAATTGCCTGCACACCTGTTGTACATCGGTACTTCGGTGCAATGA